Proteins from a single region of Streptomyces sp. TN58:
- a CDS encoding GNAT family N-acetyltransferase, with amino-acid sequence MPEPRLATPADAAEIARLRSEHILSEPLDDAWLTTCADQLALRLQDGGDARAYVIDSPAGGLATCALGLVHAVLPAPKYPKGLAVRIHAVATDPNHRRRGYAKAALAALLDHLEDDGVTLYELYASDGSAPLYEALGFAADPALMRMTRFPAGGGNAS; translated from the coding sequence GTGCCCGAACCCCGCCTCGCCACCCCTGCCGATGCCGCCGAGATCGCCCGCCTGCGGTCAGAGCACATCCTGAGCGAACCCCTCGACGACGCCTGGCTCACCACGTGCGCCGACCAGCTCGCCTTACGCCTCCAAGACGGCGGTGACGCCCGCGCGTACGTAATCGACTCCCCCGCCGGCGGACTCGCCACCTGCGCCCTCGGCCTGGTCCACGCCGTCCTGCCCGCCCCCAAGTACCCCAAGGGCCTGGCCGTACGGATCCACGCCGTCGCCACCGACCCCAACCACCGGCGCCGCGGCTACGCCAAGGCCGCGCTCGCAGCGCTCCTCGACCACTTGGAGGACGACGGGGTCACCCTGTACGAGCTGTACGCCAGCGACGGTTCCGCCCCGCTGTACGAGGCGCTCGGTTTCGCGGCCGACCCGGCCCTCATGCGGATGACGCGCTTCCCCGCCGGCGGAGGGAACGCGTCGTGA
- a CDS encoding NUDIX hydrolase, with translation MSERKWLPPEEFAATLPKASMFGAVFFTDEDDRPVQLRATYSSTHPWQWPGGVAEPGERPWETAVRECREETGLRVEGPPKLLATVFGLPGKDWPLATAGWVFDGGRLTPGQPAGIVLDPDEHDEVRALAVPEWQGLMPGRDYARLEAVMAALRTGIPAYFDTWDWEV, from the coding sequence GTGAGCGAGCGGAAGTGGCTGCCTCCGGAGGAGTTCGCGGCGACGCTGCCGAAGGCCAGCATGTTCGGGGCCGTGTTCTTCACCGACGAGGACGACCGGCCCGTCCAGCTGCGGGCCACCTACTCCAGTACCCACCCGTGGCAGTGGCCTGGAGGCGTGGCCGAACCGGGCGAGCGCCCCTGGGAGACCGCCGTGCGGGAGTGCCGGGAGGAGACCGGCCTCCGCGTGGAGGGACCGCCGAAGCTCCTGGCCACGGTGTTCGGGCTGCCGGGCAAGGACTGGCCGCTGGCCACCGCGGGATGGGTTTTCGACGGCGGCCGGCTCACCCCCGGGCAGCCTGCGGGGATCGTGCTGGACCCGGACGAGCACGACGAGGTCCGTGCCCTGGCCGTCCCTGAGTGGCAGGGCCTGATGCCGGGTCGCGACTACGCCCGGCTCGAGGCCGTGATGGCCGCCCTCCGCACCGGGATCCCGGCGTACTTCGACACCTGGGACTGGGAGGTCTAG
- a CDS encoding tyrosine-type recombinase/integrase, which translates to MPWDKVTSDEVRDYVLWMGQAEKQRRSPRTKSAATAGQVNAVTRKQYQGDRYSARTIRHSNAVLRSFYEFVIDEGDGPLVNPVRRDRSRGRRANAHHNPLEPFRAEGRLRYNPKLPRQRPRAMPDERWLELFAAMRSNRDRAILALAVSTAARASELLGLRGTDLDWGDQLAQVRRKGSGESQWLPASAESFVWLRLYLEELGPLGPNEPVWWTLRRRERSGDVLERRPLTYDALRAVLRRANDTLGTNWTMHDLRHTSALRMVRSQRLSLRDVQVILGHAHLTTTQIYLVEDDHEILRQVHRYLADQAEPAAETATDQTAVGYDADDLAVLLGGAPR; encoded by the coding sequence ATGCCCTGGGACAAGGTGACCTCCGACGAAGTGCGCGACTACGTGCTCTGGATGGGGCAAGCCGAGAAGCAGCGGCGCTCACCGAGGACGAAGTCCGCTGCCACAGCGGGTCAGGTCAACGCGGTGACGCGGAAGCAGTACCAGGGAGACCGGTACAGCGCGCGGACGATCAGGCACAGCAACGCGGTGCTGCGGTCCTTCTACGAGTTCGTCATCGATGAGGGCGACGGCCCGCTGGTCAACCCGGTCAGACGTGACCGGAGTCGGGGCCGGCGAGCGAATGCGCATCACAACCCGCTGGAGCCGTTTCGGGCGGAGGGGCGCCTGCGCTACAACCCGAAGCTGCCCCGGCAGCGGCCTCGGGCAATGCCGGACGAACGGTGGCTCGAGCTGTTCGCGGCGATGCGCTCGAACCGGGACCGCGCGATCCTCGCCCTCGCGGTCAGCACGGCCGCTCGGGCGAGTGAACTCCTGGGCCTGCGGGGCACAGATCTGGACTGGGGCGATCAGCTTGCCCAGGTCCGCCGGAAGGGCAGCGGAGAGTCGCAGTGGCTGCCGGCCAGCGCCGAGTCGTTCGTCTGGCTGCGGCTCTACCTTGAAGAACTCGGCCCGCTGGGTCCTAACGAGCCGGTCTGGTGGACGCTGCGGCGCCGGGAACGGTCAGGGGATGTGCTGGAGCGCCGACCGCTCACCTACGACGCGCTGCGGGCAGTGCTGCGGCGCGCGAACGACACGCTGGGCACGAACTGGACGATGCATGACCTGCGGCACACCAGCGCCCTGCGCATGGTCCGCTCCCAGCGGCTGTCCCTGCGTGACGTCCAAGTGATCCTCGGTCACGCACACTTGACCACCACCCAGATCTACCTCGTCGAAGATGACCACGAGATCCTGCGCCAGGTCCATCGGTACCTCGCCGACCAGGCAGAACCGGCAGCGGAGACAGCAACCGACCAGACTGCCGTCGGCTACGACGCGGACGACCTGGCGGTGCTGCTGGGAGGTGCTCCGCGATGA